The Gallus gallus isolate bGalGal1 chromosome 3, bGalGal1.mat.broiler.GRCg7b, whole genome shotgun sequence genome window below encodes:
- the TMEM206 gene encoding proton-activated chloride channel isoform X3, which translates to MGVDEDTSSAILPDSELGTSAPSLRFSKTCLKNVFSVILLFIYLLLMAVAVFLVYQTISDFREKLKHPVMSVSYKEVSLYDAPGIAFYPGKARLLSCKHHYYDHILPLINPGQPGDIECTTQRINYTDPFTNQTMKYALVVQGPRDVKKKELVFLQFHLNGTDQDFSAIDYLLFSSFQEFINSPEKAEFMKDCESSYSSWKFSGGFRTWVKMSLVKTKEEDGRETVEFKQETSVVNYIDRRTKLRSDQLFFVVFEWKDPFIQTVQDIITANPWNTIALLCGIFLALFKAADFAKLSVKWMIKIRKRHLKRRSQVMNHIS; encoded by the exons atgGGAGTTGATGAAGATACCAGCTCTGCTATTTTACCAG ATAGTGAACTGGGTACCAGTGCCCCTTCCTTGCGTTTCAGCAAGACCTGCCTGAAGAATGTGTTTTCAGTAATTCTCCTGTTCATTTATCTGCTGCTTATGGCTGTAGCTGTGTTCCTTGTCTACCAAACCATCAGTGACTTCAGGGAGAAGCTCAAGCACCCTGTGATGTCTGTCTCTTACAAAGAAGTGTCCTTGTACGACGCACCTG GTATTGCCTTTTACCCAGGAAAGGCTCGGCTGCTTAGCTGCAAGCATCATTACTATGATCACATTCTGCCTCTGATAAATCCAGGTCAGCCGGGAGACATTGAGTGCACCACGCAGAGAATCAACTACACAGATCCTTTCACTAATCAAACTATG AAGTATGCTTTGGTTGTTCAAGGCCCTCGTGATGTGAAGAAGAAGGAACTGGTGTTTTTGCAGTTTCACTTAAATGGAACAGACCAAGATTTTAGTGCCATTGActaccttctgttttcttcttttcaagagTTCATCAACAG tccagaaaaagcagaattcatGAAGGACTGTGAAAGTTCATACTCCAGCTGGAAGTTTTCTGGAGGCTTTCGAACTTGGGTCAAGATGTCCTTggtgaaaacaaaggaagaggaTGGTAGAGAGACTGTGGAATTCAAACAAGAG aCTAGTGTGGTTAACTACATTGACCGGAGGACTAAGCTGAGAAGTGACCAGCTGTTTTTTGTGGTATTTGAATGGAAAGACCCGTTTATACAGACCGTTCAGGAT ATAATCACAGCAAATCCTTGGAACACGATTGCTCTTCTCTGCGGTATCTTTTTGGCTCTGTTTAAGGCTGCAGACTTTGCTAAGTTAAGTGTTAAGTGGATGATCAAAATCCGAAAGAGACATCTGAAGAGAAGGAGTCAAGTAATGAACCATATAAGCTGA
- the TMEM206 gene encoding proton-activated chloride channel isoform X1 yields MNCMQYCCAGFSAAPYLSEDVEQVSENPTDEREGEMGVDEDTSSAILPDSELGTSAPSLRFSKTCLKNVFSVILLFIYLLLMAVAVFLVYQTISDFREKLKHPVMSVSYKEVSLYDAPGIAFYPGKARLLSCKHHYYDHILPLINPGQPGDIECTTQRINYTDPFTNQTMKYALVVQGPRDVKKKELVFLQFHLNGTDQDFSAIDYLLFSSFQEFINSPEKAEFMKDCESSYSSWKFSGGFRTWVKMSLVKTKEEDGRETVEFKQETSVVNYIDRRTKLRSDQLFFVVFEWKDPFIQTVQDIITANPWNTIALLCGIFLALFKAADFAKLSVKWMIKIRKRHLKRRSQVMNHIS; encoded by the exons ATGAACTGCATGCAGTACTGCTGTGCTGGCTTCTCTGCAGCTCCATAC CTGAGTGAAGATGTGGAGCAAGTATCTGAAAACCCAACAGatgagagagaaggagagatgGGAGTTGATGAAGATACCAGCTCTGCTATTTTACCAG ATAGTGAACTGGGTACCAGTGCCCCTTCCTTGCGTTTCAGCAAGACCTGCCTGAAGAATGTGTTTTCAGTAATTCTCCTGTTCATTTATCTGCTGCTTATGGCTGTAGCTGTGTTCCTTGTCTACCAAACCATCAGTGACTTCAGGGAGAAGCTCAAGCACCCTGTGATGTCTGTCTCTTACAAAGAAGTGTCCTTGTACGACGCACCTG GTATTGCCTTTTACCCAGGAAAGGCTCGGCTGCTTAGCTGCAAGCATCATTACTATGATCACATTCTGCCTCTGATAAATCCAGGTCAGCCGGGAGACATTGAGTGCACCACGCAGAGAATCAACTACACAGATCCTTTCACTAATCAAACTATG AAGTATGCTTTGGTTGTTCAAGGCCCTCGTGATGTGAAGAAGAAGGAACTGGTGTTTTTGCAGTTTCACTTAAATGGAACAGACCAAGATTTTAGTGCCATTGActaccttctgttttcttcttttcaagagTTCATCAACAG tccagaaaaagcagaattcatGAAGGACTGTGAAAGTTCATACTCCAGCTGGAAGTTTTCTGGAGGCTTTCGAACTTGGGTCAAGATGTCCTTggtgaaaacaaaggaagaggaTGGTAGAGAGACTGTGGAATTCAAACAAGAG aCTAGTGTGGTTAACTACATTGACCGGAGGACTAAGCTGAGAAGTGACCAGCTGTTTTTTGTGGTATTTGAATGGAAAGACCCGTTTATACAGACCGTTCAGGAT ATAATCACAGCAAATCCTTGGAACACGATTGCTCTTCTCTGCGGTATCTTTTTGGCTCTGTTTAAGGCTGCAGACTTTGCTAAGTTAAGTGTTAAGTGGATGATCAAAATCCGAAAGAGACATCTGAAGAGAAGGAGTCAAGTAATGAACCATATAAGCTGA
- the TMEM206 gene encoding proton-activated chloride channel isoform X2: MLRPELSASYTELSEDVEQVSENPTDEREGEMGVDEDTSSAILPDSELGTSAPSLRFSKTCLKNVFSVILLFIYLLLMAVAVFLVYQTISDFREKLKHPVMSVSYKEVSLYDAPGIAFYPGKARLLSCKHHYYDHILPLINPGQPGDIECTTQRINYTDPFTNQTMKYALVVQGPRDVKKKELVFLQFHLNGTDQDFSAIDYLLFSSFQEFINSPEKAEFMKDCESSYSSWKFSGGFRTWVKMSLVKTKEEDGRETVEFKQETSVVNYIDRRTKLRSDQLFFVVFEWKDPFIQTVQDIITANPWNTIALLCGIFLALFKAADFAKLSVKWMIKIRKRHLKRRSQVMNHIS, translated from the exons ATGCTGAGGCCGGAGTTGTCTGCGTCTTACACGGAG CTGAGTGAAGATGTGGAGCAAGTATCTGAAAACCCAACAGatgagagagaaggagagatgGGAGTTGATGAAGATACCAGCTCTGCTATTTTACCAG ATAGTGAACTGGGTACCAGTGCCCCTTCCTTGCGTTTCAGCAAGACCTGCCTGAAGAATGTGTTTTCAGTAATTCTCCTGTTCATTTATCTGCTGCTTATGGCTGTAGCTGTGTTCCTTGTCTACCAAACCATCAGTGACTTCAGGGAGAAGCTCAAGCACCCTGTGATGTCTGTCTCTTACAAAGAAGTGTCCTTGTACGACGCACCTG GTATTGCCTTTTACCCAGGAAAGGCTCGGCTGCTTAGCTGCAAGCATCATTACTATGATCACATTCTGCCTCTGATAAATCCAGGTCAGCCGGGAGACATTGAGTGCACCACGCAGAGAATCAACTACACAGATCCTTTCACTAATCAAACTATG AAGTATGCTTTGGTTGTTCAAGGCCCTCGTGATGTGAAGAAGAAGGAACTGGTGTTTTTGCAGTTTCACTTAAATGGAACAGACCAAGATTTTAGTGCCATTGActaccttctgttttcttcttttcaagagTTCATCAACAG tccagaaaaagcagaattcatGAAGGACTGTGAAAGTTCATACTCCAGCTGGAAGTTTTCTGGAGGCTTTCGAACTTGGGTCAAGATGTCCTTggtgaaaacaaaggaagaggaTGGTAGAGAGACTGTGGAATTCAAACAAGAG aCTAGTGTGGTTAACTACATTGACCGGAGGACTAAGCTGAGAAGTGACCAGCTGTTTTTTGTGGTATTTGAATGGAAAGACCCGTTTATACAGACCGTTCAGGAT ATAATCACAGCAAATCCTTGGAACACGATTGCTCTTCTCTGCGGTATCTTTTTGGCTCTGTTTAAGGCTGCAGACTTTGCTAAGTTAAGTGTTAAGTGGATGATCAAAATCCGAAAGAGACATCTGAAGAGAAGGAGTCAAGTAATGAACCATATAAGCTGA
- the NENF gene encoding neudesin translates to MAGRPLQAALLTAVAVLAAAERELRFKAPPPAETPVRLFTEPELARYDGQQEGQPIYLAVKGVVFDVTSGKEFYGKGAPYNALVGKDSTRGVAKMSLDPADLTHDITGLTEEELKSLDDIFNNVYKAKYPIVGYTSRRILNEDGSPNLDFKPEDQPHFNIRDEF, encoded by the exons ATGGCGGGGCGGCCGCTGCAGGCCGCGCTGCTGACGGCCGTCGCGGTGCTGGCGGCGGCCGAGCGGGAGCTGCGCTTCAAGGCTCCGCCGCCCGCCGAGACGCCGGTGCGGCTGTTCACCGAGCCCGAGCTGGCCAGATACGACGGGCAGCAG GAAGGACAGCCCATTTACCTGGCAGTGAAGGGGGTAGTGTTTGATGTCACCTCTGGAAAAG AATTTTATGGAAAAGGAGCCCCATACAATGCTTTGGTTGGGAAAGATTCAACGAGAGGAGTTGCCAAGATGTCTCTGGATCCAGCAGATCTTACTCATGACATT ACAGGACTCACAGAAGAGGAACTGAAGTCACTGGATGATATCTTCAATAATGTTTACAAAGCCAAATATCCAATTGTTGGCTATACTTCTCGAAGAATTCTGAATGAGGATGGCAGCCCCAATCTAGACTTTAAGCCTGAAGATCAGCCACACTTCAACATTAGAGATGAATTTTGA